From Medicago truncatula cultivar Jemalong A17 chromosome 7, MtrunA17r5.0-ANR, whole genome shotgun sequence, a single genomic window includes:
- the LOC25497590 gene encoding coumaroyl-CoA:anthocyanidin 3-O-glucoside-6''-O-coumaroyltransferase 1, protein MDEEVKVIHQYQVSPPQGSLPSSITIPLSHLDLPWFHCPHVKRIFYYNFPHSTQHFLQTSLPILKNSLSLTLQHFFPFSSKIIFPPKPQTPHILYSQGDSISLTICESKSNFNHLISNSPKDLTIAFPFVPLIPPPSILEDGTSCIPTMAIQITIFPNSGFTICITFRHEIADGKAFHHFIKFWSSLSKGNLECSFLSLPLHKREIIQDPKNLKQSILEQLWNHPPKSLESTTSTNDHAASRNNIVRYRFNLTRHQVENLKKWVVTKCQNIGLETFHLSTFVVACSLLWVCIVKLKSLEDFSDKVIDNSPTDDDYEDIHGFGFLMDLRNRFELSIPSTYFGNCLSFCLATLPKRKLVGENGICEAANIIGREISLKDPLKEDKEFNKSLNMIRVIGSPKFDVYETDFGLGKPILTDVINNDESSAFCLSDSKDEYCGVEVAMVLERAHVKKFSDILEVQLRDTVM, encoded by the exons ATGGATGAAGAGGTGAAGGTCATACATCAATACCAAGTGAGTCCACCACAAGGTTCTCTTCCATCTTCAATCACAATTCCATTGAGTCACCTTGACCTCCCTTGGTTTCATTGCCCTCATGTGAAAAGAATTTTCTACTACAACTTCCCTCATTCAACACAACACTTCCTTCAAACTTCACTACCAATTCTCAAAAACTCTCTTTCCCTCACTCTCCAACATTTCTTCCCTTTCTCCTCTAAAATAATCTTCCCTCCTAAGCCTCAAACCCCTCACATTCTCTACTCTCAAGGTGATTCCATCTCATTAACAATTTGTGAATCCAAATCAAATTTCAACCACCTCATATCCAATTCACCAAAAGATCTAACAATTGCATTTCCTTTTGTCCCCTTGATTCCTCCACCAAGTATTTTAGAAGATGGCACATCGTGTATCCCAACAATGGCTATTCAAATCACTATTTTTCCAAACTCAGGATTTACTATTTGTATCACTTTTAGACACGAAATTGCTGATGGTAAagcatttcatcatttcattaaattttGGTCTTCACTTTCAAAAGGAAACTTAGAATGTTCTTTTCTTTCATTACCATTACACAAAAGGGAAATCATTCAAGATCCAAAAAACCTTAAACAAAGCATCTTAGAACAACTATGGAATCATCCACCAAAATCATTAGAATCTACTACCTCTACAAATGACCATGCTGCTTCTAGAAACAACATTGTTCGTTATAGATTTAATTTAACACGTCACCAAgttgaaaatttgaagaaatggGTTGttacaaaatgtcaaaatattGGTCTTGAAACATTTCATTTGTCAACCTTTGTTGTTGCATGTTCTTTGTTATGGGTTTGTATTGTAAAGTTAAAATCACTAGAAGATTTCTCAGACAAG GTAATAGATAATTCTCCAACAGACGATGATTATGAGGATATTCATGGTTTTGGATTTCTAATGGATTTGCGTAATCGTTTTGAACTTTCAATTCCTTCCACATATTTTGGAAattgtttatcattttgtcTTGCAACACTACCAAAGAGGAAGTTAGTGGGAGAAAATGGTATATGTGAAGCAGCAAATATTATTGGAAGAGAAATAAGTTTGAAAGATCCTttaaaagaagataaagagTTTAACAAGTCTTTGAATATGATTCGTGTAATAGGGTCACCAAAGTTTGATGTGTATGAAACTGACTTTGGATTGGGGAAGCCTATTTTAACCGATGTTATCAATAATGATGAATCAAGTGCCTTTTGTCTTTCTGATTCTAAGGATGAATATTGTGGTGTTGAAGTTGCTATGGTGCTAGAAAGAGCTCATGTGAAGAAATTTAGTGACATCTTGGAAGTGCAACTTAGAGACACTGTGATGTAG
- the LOC120576792 gene encoding uncharacterized protein produces MDHLEQENHKLREEVTTLRAENEILRNLVSLMTVAQRQPLSHPIVSTQTQTVASTTPISTVFASTPQHAMLEGYLWSTPFDSGEVFRPDVSKVQAPFVQLTTPIPQPGPLFPQSAMICTTQQGRKPIYHSGKAVAYDRTAELEERFDKIQLELKTLRGKELFGKNAYDLCLVPNVVMPPKFKVPNFEKYKGNTCPKLHLVMYLRKMSAQVGNDELLIHCFQDSLTGAALIWYMGLHKVDIKTFNDLCEAFVHRYNYNLHLAPNRKELQAMTMNDNESFKAYAQRWRDVAAQVRPPLEEKEFTEIFLETLDQFYYEHMLTSASGSFVNMMTVGMRIEEWVRKGQLVKESAPTDDFEYEDQEMSVVESQPQQQYLAYHPAAAIMPIINLVQNSGYQPQFQPYQQQYQQQPRQQAPRTQIDPIPMRYAKLFPRLLERNLIHTKAPLSVPAILPVGYRADLFCAFHQGAPGHDIEECFAFQKIVQKLIRKNLIPLEEFEFKCVS; encoded by the exons ATGGATCATCTTGAACAAGAGAACCACAAGCTTCGTGAAGAGGTGACAACCCTCCGGGCCGAGAATGAGATTTTGAGGAACTTAGTATCTTTGATGACGGTTGCACAGAGACAGCCATTATCTCATCCTATTGTCAGCACTCAGACTCAGACAGTTGCTTCCACTACCCCGATTTCAACGGTGTTTGCTAGTACTCCTCAACATGCTATGCTGGAAGGTTATCTTTGGAGTACACCCTTTGATTCTGGTGAAGTATTCCGTCCCGATGTCTCTAAGGTTCAAGCTCCTTTTGTGCAACTAACAACGCCTATCCCTCAACCGGGTCCTTTGTTCCCTCAATCTGCTATGATTTGTACCACTCAACAGGGCCGTAAACCAATCTATCATTCAGGAAAGGCGGTTGCATACGACCGGACAGCTGAATTGGAAGAAAGGTTTGACAAAATACAATTGGAATTGAAAACTCTTCGTGGGAAAGAACTGTTTGGGAAAAATGCTTATGATCTTTGCTTGG ttCCCAATGTCGTGATGCCACCCAAGTTCAAAGTCCCTAATTTTGAGAAGTACAAAGGAAACACTTGTCCTAAgcttcatttggtaatgtaccTGAGAAAGATGTCTGCTCAAGTAGGTAATGATGAGCTCCTTATCCACTGTTTCCAAGATAGTTTGACTGGTGCCGCACTAATATGGTATATGGGCCTACACAAGGTTGATATCAAAACTTTCAATGATTTGTGTGAGGCTTTCGTCCATCGATATAACTACAACTTGCATTTGGCCCCAAACAGAAAGGAACTGCAGGCCATGACCATGAATGATAATGAATCTTTCAAAGCTTATGCCCAACGGTGGAGAGACGTCGCTGCACAGGTCCGTCCACCTCTAGAAGAGAAAGAATTTACCGAGATTTTCCTGGAGACTCTGGATCAGTTCTATTATGAGCATATGCTTACAAGTGCATCCGGCAGCTTCGTAAATATGATGACTGTGGGCATGCGTATTGAAGAATGGGTCCGAAAAGGACAATTGGTCAAAGAAAGTGCTCCCACGGATGATTTTGAGTACGAAGATCAGGAAATGAGTGTGGTAGAAAGTCAGCCTCAACAACAGTATCTGGCTTATCACCCTGCTGCCGCTATTATGCCTATCATAAATCTTGTTCAAAACTCGGGTTATCAACCTCAGTTTCAACCATATCAACAACAGTATCAACAACAACCTCGACAACAGGCTCCAAGAACTCAAATTGATCCTATTCCTATGAGGTATGCAAAGTTGTTTCCAAGGTTGCTTGAAAGGAATTTGATCCATACCAAGGCACCTCTCTCGGTGCCAGCAATTTTGCCAGTAGGATATAGGGCTGACCTCTTttgtgccttccatcaaggggcacctggTCACGATATTGAAGAATGTTTTGCATTTCAGAAGATAGTTCAGAAATTGATTCGAAAAAACCTCATACCTCTCGAAGAGTTTGAATTTAAGTGTGTCAGTTAA
- the LOC25497591 gene encoding solute carrier family 25 member 44, with product MAQSFGQTEINWDKLDKTKFYVVGAGLFTGVTVALYPVSVVKTRLQVATKGAAERNAYSVAKGLLKTDGIPGLYRGFGTVIFGAIPTRIIFLSVLETTKVSAFKMLQPFGLSETTQAALANGVAGMTSSLFAQSVFVPIDVVSQKLMVQGYSGHAQYSGGIDVARKILRSDGIRGLYRGFGLSVVTYSPSSAVWWASYGSSQRFIWRHLDQGGKYDEASPSVQKIMLVQAAGGIIAGATASCITTPLDTIKTRLQVMGNDNRSSIKQVAKDLIKEDGWKGLYRGFGPRFFSMSAWGTSMILTYEYLKRLCTKDE from the exons ATGGCCCAATCTTTTGGACAAACCGAGATTAATTGGGACAA GCTAGATAAAACTAAGTTCTATGTCGTTGGAGCTGGACTCTTTACTGGTGTTACGGTTGCACTTTACCCGGTTTCAGTTGTGAAAACTAGGCTGCAGGTTGCAACCAAGGGTGCTGCAGAGAGAAATGCCTATTCAGTTGCAAAAGGACTACTTAAAACAGATGGCATCCCTGGTTTGTATAGAGGGTTTGGCACGGTTATCTTTGGTGCAATACCAACCAGAATCATATTCCTCTCGGTTCTGGAGACCACAAAAGTGTCTGCCTTTAAAATGCTGCAACCATTTGGACTATCTGAAACTACACAGGCTGCATTAGCAAATGGAGTTGCAGGCATGACATCGTCACTTTTTGCTCAATCTGTGTTTGTACCAATTGATGTG GTTAGCCAAAAGTTGATGGTGCAAGGATACTCAGGACATGCCCAATATAGTGGGGGCATTGATGTTGCTCGTAAGATTTTAAGGTCTGATGGCATTCGGGGATTGTATCGAGGGTTTGGTCTTTCTGTTGTCACTTATTCACCTTCTAGCGCAGTGTGGTGGGCAAGTTATGGTTCAAGCCAACGCTTCATTTGGAG ACACTTGGACCAAGGTGGCAAATATGATGAAGCCAGTCCTAGTGTGCAGAAGATTATGTTAGTTCAGGCTGCGGGTGGAATTATTGCTGGTGCAACTGCGTCCTGCATTACGACCCCATTGGATACTATCAAGACACGGTTACAG GTGATGGGAAATGATAACAGAAGCTCTATAAAACAAGTTGCTAAAGATTTAATCAAAGAAGATGGTTGGAAAGGTCTTTATAGAGGGTTTGGTCCAAGATTTTTCAGCATGTCAGCATGGGGCACTTCAATGATATTGACTTATGAGTATCTGA AACGCTTATGCACGAAAGATGAATAG